In Bradyrhizobium erythrophlei, a single genomic region encodes these proteins:
- the alr gene encoding alanine racemase yields MNIAPDPRSLPADSILSAEANKAAALAAASGILTVDLDALVANWRKLEKTAVPAECSAVIKANAYGSGIEPVARALAKAGCKTFFVATLEEAAIARAAVPSATLYVLNGFIQNTGDSYAKIDARPVIGELNELAEWDVFCRRTGWAGGAAIHVDTGMQRLGLTIAEAQGLIPRIHAGDHGVSLVMSHLACAESLNHPMNARQLATFREVASAFSGVPASLSNSSGIFLGGAFQFDMVRPGAALYGVNPTPEADNPMQPVVELKARIVQIRDVERGESVGYGGNWTARRPTRVAIVSAGYADGYFRAGSSNDGTRGAEVVVAGKRCAVAGRISMDLMAVDITDLDKNAVRRGHLVTLIGEGITVDELAHHFGTIGYEVLTSLGSRYARLYKGEVADG; encoded by the coding sequence ATGAACATCGCCCCCGATCCAAGATCGCTTCCGGCCGATTCCATTCTTTCGGCGGAAGCCAACAAGGCGGCGGCGCTGGCCGCCGCCAGTGGCATTTTGACGGTCGATCTCGACGCCCTGGTCGCCAACTGGCGCAAGCTCGAGAAGACCGCAGTTCCCGCCGAATGCTCCGCCGTCATCAAGGCCAACGCCTACGGCTCCGGCATCGAACCGGTCGCGCGAGCGCTCGCCAAGGCCGGCTGCAAGACCTTCTTTGTTGCGACCCTTGAGGAAGCGGCCATCGCGCGGGCCGCGGTACCCTCGGCCACGCTGTATGTCCTCAACGGCTTCATCCAGAACACCGGCGACAGCTACGCCAAGATCGACGCGCGGCCCGTGATCGGTGAGCTCAACGAACTCGCCGAATGGGACGTCTTTTGCCGCCGCACCGGCTGGGCCGGCGGCGCCGCCATCCATGTCGACACCGGCATGCAACGGCTCGGCCTCACCATCGCGGAGGCGCAGGGTCTCATTCCCAGAATCCATGCCGGCGATCACGGCGTCTCGCTTGTAATGAGCCACCTCGCCTGCGCCGAAAGCCTGAATCATCCGATGAACGCCAGACAGCTCGCAACGTTTCGCGAGGTTGCCAGCGCATTTTCCGGCGTCCCCGCGTCGCTTTCGAACTCGTCCGGCATCTTCCTGGGCGGCGCGTTCCAGTTCGACATGGTGCGGCCCGGGGCGGCCCTCTATGGCGTCAATCCGACACCAGAGGCTGACAATCCGATGCAGCCGGTCGTCGAGCTGAAGGCCCGCATCGTGCAGATCCGCGACGTCGAGCGCGGCGAAAGCGTCGGTTACGGCGGAAACTGGACGGCCCGGCGGCCCACCAGGGTAGCGATCGTTTCCGCCGGTTATGCCGACGGCTATTTCCGTGCCGGCAGCAGCAACGATGGCACCCGCGGCGCTGAAGTGGTCGTAGCCGGCAAGCGCTGTGCGGTCGCAGGCCGCATCTCGATGGATTTGATGGCCGTTGACATCACCGATCTCGACAAGAACGCGGTGCGGCGCGGCCACCTCGTGACATTGATCGGCGAAGGCATCACCGTCGACGAACTGGCCCATCACTTCGGCACGATCGGCTACGAGGTGCTCACGAGCCTTGGTTCGCGCTACGCACGCCTCTACAAAGGCGAGGTGGCCGACGGTTAG
- a CDS encoding c-type cytochrome, whose amino-acid sequence MSTPRPIVLAAAFLLATTASLSKAETPHLGKPLDEAAIANWDISILPDGTGLPKGSGTSAQGAAIFAEKCAACHGDNGRGGGPAAALVEEHKIVGISASQKTIKNFWPYATTIFDFIRRAMPFTAPRSLSDDEVYALTAYILAENKLIDAKDTMNAETLPKVKMPNRDNFIIRFPDRI is encoded by the coding sequence ATGTCTACGCCTAGGCCTATTGTCCTTGCTGCAGCGTTTTTGCTTGCAACCACAGCCAGCCTGTCGAAGGCCGAGACGCCACATCTCGGCAAGCCGCTCGACGAAGCCGCGATCGCCAATTGGGACATCAGCATCCTGCCCGACGGGACCGGGTTGCCAAAGGGCAGCGGCACGTCGGCGCAGGGCGCCGCGATTTTCGCCGAGAAGTGTGCGGCCTGCCACGGCGACAACGGCAGGGGCGGCGGGCCTGCGGCGGCACTCGTGGAGGAGCACAAGATCGTCGGCATTTCGGCGTCGCAGAAGACCATCAAGAACTTCTGGCCCTATGCCACGACGATCTTCGACTTCATCCGCCGCGCGATGCCGTTCACCGCGCCGCGCTCGCTCAGCGATGACGAGGTCTATGCGCTGACGGCCTATATCCTGGCGGAGAACAAGCTGATTGACGCCAAGGACACCATGAATGCGGAAACGCTGCCGAAGGTGAAGATGCCGAACCGCGACAACTTCATCATCCGTTTCCCTGACCGAATTTAA
- a CDS encoding replicative DNA helicase, with the protein MPPIDSNVLKLAPEAGTPAFRTAPHNIEAEQSLLGAILVNNDAFYRVSDFLEPKHFFEPIHQTIFETASSLIRMGKVATPVTLKTFLPADTDLGGMTVSQYLARLAAEATTIINAQDYGRTIYELSLRRDLIRIGEDMVNVAFDAPVDFAPRNQIEDAERRLYELAESGRYEGGFQRFSQALAVAVDMAAKAFQRDGKLSGIATGLRDLDTKMGGLQPSDLIVLAGRPGMGKTALATNIAYNIAKAHRAELQADGTQKTVNGGIVGFFSCEMSAEQLATRIIAERTGIPSSHIRRGGITEGDFEKIRDYSIELQSLPFYVDETGGLSIAQLTARARRLKRQRGLDLIVVDYIQLLSGSSKRSDNRVQEVTEITTSLKALAKELNVPVIALSQLSRQVESRDDKRPQLSDLRESGSIEQDADVVMFVYREEYYLANKEPRPGTPEHVKWTTEMELAHGKAEVIIGKQRHGPTGTVDLQFEGSVTRFGDLTSDHQLPERAY; encoded by the coding sequence ATGCCTCCAATTGATTCGAACGTTCTGAAACTCGCCCCTGAGGCGGGAACTCCCGCTTTCCGCACGGCTCCCCACAATATCGAGGCCGAGCAGAGCCTTTTGGGCGCGATTCTGGTCAACAATGACGCGTTCTACCGGGTTTCGGACTTCCTGGAACCCAAGCACTTCTTCGAGCCGATCCACCAAACGATCTTCGAGACCGCAAGCAGCCTGATCCGGATGGGCAAGGTTGCGACGCCCGTGACGCTGAAGACCTTCCTGCCGGCCGACACCGACCTCGGCGGCATGACCGTCAGCCAGTATCTGGCCCGGCTGGCGGCCGAGGCTACGACCATCATCAACGCGCAGGACTACGGGCGCACCATCTATGAGTTGTCGCTGCGCCGCGATCTGATCCGGATCGGCGAAGACATGGTCAACGTCGCGTTTGACGCGCCCGTCGACTTCGCCCCGCGCAATCAGATCGAGGATGCCGAACGGCGGCTCTACGAATTGGCGGAATCCGGCCGCTATGAGGGCGGGTTCCAGCGCTTTTCGCAAGCGCTTGCCGTCGCCGTCGACATGGCGGCGAAAGCCTTCCAGCGCGACGGCAAATTGTCCGGCATCGCCACCGGCTTGCGCGACCTCGATACCAAGATGGGCGGCTTGCAGCCCTCCGACTTGATCGTCCTGGCCGGGCGTCCGGGCATGGGCAAGACCGCGCTCGCCACCAACATCGCCTACAACATTGCTAAAGCACACCGCGCCGAACTTCAGGCCGACGGCACCCAGAAGACCGTCAATGGCGGCATCGTTGGCTTCTTCTCCTGCGAAATGTCGGCCGAGCAATTGGCCACGCGTATCATCGCCGAGCGCACCGGCATTCCCTCGAGTCACATCCGCCGCGGCGGCATTACCGAAGGCGATTTCGAGAAGATCCGCGATTATTCGATCGAGCTGCAGTCGCTGCCGTTTTATGTCGACGAAACCGGCGGCCTTTCAATCGCGCAACTGACGGCGCGGGCGCGGCGGCTGAAGCGACAGCGCGGCCTTGACCTGATTGTGGTCGACTACATTCAGCTCTTGTCAGGCTCGAGCAAGCGCTCCGACAACCGTGTTCAAGAAGTCACGGAAATCACGACCAGCCTCAAGGCTCTGGCGAAAGAGCTCAACGTACCCGTCATTGCGCTGTCGCAGCTGTCGCGACAGGTGGAAAGCCGCGACGACAAGCGCCCGCAACTGTCCGACCTGCGTGAATCCGGCTCGATCGAGCAGGACGCCGACGTCGTGATGTTCGTGTATCGCGAGGAATATTATCTGGCCAACAAGGAGCCGCGCCCGGGCACGCCCGAACACGTGAAATGGACCACCGAAATGGAGCTGGCGCATGGCAAGGCCGAAGTCATCATCGGCAAGCAGCGCCACGGCCCGACCGGCACGGTCGACCTCCAGTTCGAGGGCAGCGTAACCCGCTTCGGCGACCTGACATCTGACCATCAGTTGCCCGAGCGGGCCTATTGA
- a CDS encoding HD-GYP domain-containing protein yields the protein MLEPHHLVVPRLLGDKASFGSDGVLMVDADLRVMARVEQIKVTLSELRAVTEKLFVVQKHLHHMVAQAYALGATSIVRSNREIGPKLAQIEAAAKASAAPEANSGTARPEIVDCARAFATMFSAINHDQSIDLSDAERATARVIAGIERDGLGAWLDDVRRYHEGTFQHCMLVTGIAVGFAIEIGFTDFDIKRLGMAATLHDIGKARIPLSILDKPGRLDPKENEIMRQHPAIGHELLKALPDISQEILDGVRHHHEYLDGTGYPDGLSAGKISDLVRLLTISDIFAALIESRPYRPPMPRQDAYKILSDMDGKLETPLVKAFRNVALVA from the coding sequence ATGCTGGAACCTCATCATCTTGTGGTGCCCAGATTGTTGGGCGACAAGGCGTCGTTCGGTTCGGACGGCGTGCTCATGGTCGATGCCGACCTGCGCGTCATGGCCCGCGTCGAGCAGATCAAGGTGACCTTGAGCGAACTGCGGGCGGTGACGGAAAAGCTGTTCGTCGTTCAGAAGCATCTCCACCACATGGTCGCGCAAGCCTACGCGCTCGGGGCGACATCGATTGTTCGCAGCAACCGCGAAATCGGCCCCAAGCTCGCGCAGATCGAGGCTGCCGCAAAAGCCTCGGCGGCCCCGGAGGCCAACTCCGGAACGGCGCGACCGGAAATCGTCGATTGCGCGAGAGCCTTCGCAACGATGTTTTCCGCGATCAACCATGACCAGTCGATCGACCTTTCGGATGCTGAACGCGCGACCGCGCGTGTCATTGCCGGCATCGAGCGCGACGGCCTCGGCGCATGGCTCGACGACGTTCGGCGCTATCACGAGGGAACGTTCCAGCACTGCATGCTGGTGACCGGAATCGCGGTGGGCTTTGCGATCGAAATCGGATTTACCGATTTTGACATCAAGCGGCTAGGGATGGCCGCGACGCTGCACGACATCGGAAAGGCGCGGATTCCACTGTCCATTCTCGACAAGCCGGGTCGGCTCGATCCGAAAGAGAATGAGATCATGAGGCAGCATCCGGCGATCGGTCATGAGCTGTTGAAGGCCCTGCCCGACATCAGCCAAGAGATACTGGATGGCGTCCGGCACCATCACGAATATCTCGATGGCACCGGCTATCCCGATGGGCTCAGCGCGGGAAAGATTTCCGACCTGGTGAGATTGCTCACCATTTCGGATATCTTCGCTGCGCTCATTGAATCCAGGCCGTACCGGCCGCCGATGCCGAGGCAGGACGCCTACAAGATCTTGAGCGACATGGACGGCAAGCTGGAAACGCCGCTTGTGAAAGCGTTTCGCAACGTGGCGCTGGTGGCCTGA
- a CDS encoding exodeoxyribonuclease III yields the protein MKVATFNINNINRRLPNLLAWLSRAKPDIVALQELKATDNDFPQGALAKAGYGAVWRGQKTWNGVALLARNADPVLIRNSLPGNSKDDEARYIEAAIKGVIVTSIYLPNGNPQPGPKFDYKLDWFRKLRTHAATLIKQDVPVVLAGDYNVAPTALDIYPTKSWDKDALIQPKSRAAFHSLIGQGWTDSIRKLHPSTPMFTFWDYKRNRWPRDAGLRLDHLLLSPALAPRLKKAGVDRLVRGEEGASDHAPAWITIS from the coding sequence ATGAAAGTCGCCACCTTCAACATCAACAACATCAACCGTCGCCTACCGAACCTTTTGGCGTGGCTCAGCCGCGCCAAACCCGACATCGTCGCATTGCAGGAGTTGAAGGCAACCGACAACGACTTCCCGCAAGGCGCGCTCGCGAAGGCCGGTTATGGCGCAGTTTGGCGCGGACAAAAAACCTGGAACGGGGTGGCGCTGTTGGCGCGAAACGCCGATCCCGTTTTGATCCGCAACTCACTGCCCGGCAACAGCAAGGACGATGAAGCGCGCTACATCGAAGCCGCGATCAAGGGCGTTATTGTGACGAGCATCTACTTGCCGAACGGCAATCCGCAACCTGGACCGAAATTCGATTACAAACTCGATTGGTTCAGAAAACTCCGGACACATGCAGCCACACTGATCAAACAAGATGTGCCTGTCGTTCTCGCCGGCGACTACAACGTCGCGCCAACCGCACTCGATATCTATCCGACCAAATCCTGGGACAAGGATGCGCTGATACAGCCGAAGAGCCGCGCGGCATTCCACTCATTGATCGGGCAAGGCTGGACGGACTCAATCCGCAAGCTTCATCCGTCAACGCCGATGTTCACGTTCTGGGATTACAAGCGCAATCGCTGGCCGCGCGATGCCGGTCTCAGGCTCGATCACCTCTTGCTCAGTCCTGCGCTTGCACCGCGCCTGAAGAAAGCAGGCGTCGACCGCCTGGTGCGTGGCGAGGAAGGCGCCAGCGACCATGCGCCCGCATGGATTACCATCAGCTAG